A genome region from Camelina sativa cultivar DH55 chromosome 10, Cs, whole genome shotgun sequence includes the following:
- the LOC104718260 gene encoding berberine bridge enzyme-like 7: protein MREMVSLILLLVLLVSASDAHVTKPNEENFLRCLRYRTNPENPITAALYTHDNSTFVSSYVSYAKNKRYSNPNDTKLVAIVAAKHESHVQATVVCAKFNGIQIRIRSGGHDYEGLSYISSVPFVILDMHDLRSISIDVSRKQAWVDAGATLGELYTKIAEASKTLAFAAGVCPTLGAGGHISGGGYGNLIRKYGLSVDHVVDARVVDVNGSILTGANLGKDLLWAIRGGGGASFGVILSWKIKLVDVPKTLTVFKVNKTLEQGATDVLYKWQLVSSKLPHELFLRAMPELANVAIPSKKTIAVVFYAQFLGPARRLMAIMNKRFPELGLKREDCYEMSWINTTLFWQNYPVGTPISVLLDRPSNPAGALFKSKSDYVKKPIPKEGMEKVWKIMLKFNNMFMQWNPYGGVMDKIPENATPFPHRKGNLFKIQYFALWSYANATEANLGLMNEIYDVMEPYVSSNPREAFLNYRDMDVGNNPSDKTDVGEAKIYGSKYFLGNLKRLMEVKAKYDPENFFRYEQSIPPVRAM from the coding sequence atgagagaaatggtatctctaattttattacttgttcttcttgtttcgGCCTCAGATGCACATGTTACGAAACCAAATGAAGAAAACTTCCTTCGATGCCTTCGTTATCGAACCAATCCGGAGAATCCGATCACCGCAGCACTCTACACTCATGATAACTCCACCTTCGTGTCATCTTACGTCTCCTACGCGAAAAACAAAAGGTACTCCAACCCTAACGACACAAAACTAGTCGCCATTGTTGCTGCAAAACATGAATCTCATGTTCAGGCTACCGTGGTCTGTGCAAAGTTCAACGGAATCCAGATCCGTATCCGAAGCGGCGGTCACGACTACGAGGGACTTTCTTACATCTCATCCGTACCGTTTGTTATCCTCGACATGCACGATCTCCGGTCTATCTCCATTGACGTGTCAAGAAAGCAAGCTTGGGTTGATGCGGGTGCCACATTGGGAGAGCTCTACACCAAAATCGCAGAGGCTAGCAAAACGCTAGCGTTTGCGGCTGGCGTTTGCCCTACATTAGGAGCGGGAGGACACATCAGCGGCGGAGGATACGGTAATTTGATTAGAAAATACGGACTCTCGGTCGATCATGTCGTTGATGCTCGTGTAGTTGATGTCAACGGCAGCATATTGACTGGAGCTAACTTGGGAAAGGATTTATTGTGGGCGATTCGAGGCGGTGGCGGAGCCAGCTTCGGTGTTATCCTCTCCTGGAAGATCAAGCTCGTAGATGTTCCAAAGACCTTGACAGTTTTTAAGGTTAACAAAACATTGGAGCAAGGAGCAACTGATGTTCTTTACAAGTGGCAGCTTGTCTCCAGCAAATTGCCTCATGAGCTTTTCTTGAGAGCAATGCCTGAACTCGCAAATGTCGCGATACCTAGCAAGAAAACCATAGCGGTTGTGTTCTACGCACAGTTTTTAGGACCAGCAAGGAGGCTCATGGCAATTATGAACAAGAGGTTCCCTGAACTGGGGCTAAAACGTGAAGATTGCTACGAAATGAGCTGGATTAATACGACGTTGTTTTGGCAGAACTATCCTGTGGGAACACCGATAAGCGTTCTTTTGGATAGACCATCGAATCCGGCAGGAGCACTCTTCAAGAGTAAATCGGATTACGTCAAGAAACCGATCCCAAAAGAAGGAATGGAGAAGGTTTGGAAAATAATGTTGAAGTTCAACAACATGTTCATGCAATGGAACCCTTACGGTGGAGTGATGGACAAGATTCCGGAAAATGCCACCCCGTTTCCTCACCGAAAAGGGAACCTGTTCAAGATTCAGTACTTTGCGTTATGGTCCTACGCAAACGCCACAGAGGCTAATCTCGGTCTGATGAATGAGATATATGATGTGATGGAGCCGTACGTGTCAAGCAACCCGAGAGAGGCGTTCTTGAATTACAGAGACATGGATGTCGGAAACAATCCTAGCGATAAGACCGACGTTGGAGAAGCTAAGATCTACGGATCGAAGTATTTCTTAGGGAATCTGAAGAGATTGATGGAAGTTAAAGCTAAGTATGATCCTGAGAATTTCTTTAGATACGAGCAGAGTATTCCTCCTGTTCGTGCAATGTAA
- the LOC104718258 gene encoding tetrahydrocannabinolic acid synthase-like: MKLHSFFSSILIFILLSISHHVSANRSNQSGFLQCLSLRLNDSNIVSKVIHRPNDTSFSSVLASSIQNPRFSAPHTPKPVLILTPVQPSDVQSAVKCARRFGIHIRTRSGGHDYEGLSYLTHKPFIILDLRNLRSITIDVDNRSVWVQTGATIGELYYEIGKKNQTLAFPAGVCPTVGVGGHFSGGGYGTLLRKHGLAADHVIDARVVDARGMVLERREMGEDFFWAIRGGGGSSFCVVLSWKIGLVDVPSTVTVFNVTEFSEQSALKIIHRWQFVSDKVSDDLFIRVMLQRYKNMVRASFPGLYLGPVKSLLRLVNREFPELGLEEDDCKEMSWIESVVWFAELGEEPIDVLSKRTRGSLAFKAKSDFAQEPMPGNAVSKLWRRMQEPEAELAQLIFTPFGGRMNEIADYETPFPHRKGNIYEIQYLNYWRGDEKGKYMRWVEGVYDDMSEFVAKSPRGAYINLRDLDLGMYVGGKRSKYEEGKSWGVKYFKNNFERLVRVKTSVDPCDFFCDEQSIPPFRSVEVI, translated from the coding sequence atgaaactcCACAGCTTCTTTAGTTCTATACTGATCTTCATACTTCTATCAATATCTCATCATGTTTCAGCTAACCGGTCTAATCAATCCGGTTTTCTCCAATGTCTCTCTCTCCGGTTAAACGACTCCAACATCGTCTCCAAAGTCATACACAGACCAAACGACACTTCTTTCTCCTCAGTCTTAGCTTCATCAATACAGAACCCAAGATTCTCTGCTCCTCATACACCTAAACCGGTTTTAATCCTAACTCCGGTTCAACCTTCCGATGTTCAATCAGCGGTTAAATGCGCACGCCGGTTCGGTATCCACATCAGAACAAGAAGCGGAGGACACGATTACGAAGGCCTCTCTTACCTTACACACAAACCATTCATAATCCTCGATTTGAGAAACCTCCGGTCTATCACAATCGACGTTGATAACCGCTCGGTTTGGGTCCAAACCGGAGCCACCATCGGTGAACTATACTACGAAATCGGtaaaaagaatcaaactttaGCGTTCCCCGCCGGAGTTTGTCCCACCGTCGGCGTTGGAGGACACTTCAGCGGCGGAGGATACGGTACTCTACTGAGAAAACACGGTTTAGCAGCCGATCACGTGATCGACGCACGTGTGGTCGACGCACGAGGGATGGTTCTTGAAAGACGAGAGATGGGTGAAGACTTCTTCTGGGCGATTCGTGGAGGTGGTGGATCAAGCTTTTGCGTTGTCCTTTCATGGAAGATAGGTTTAGTAGATGTACCATCAACAGTAACTGTCTTCAACGTCACGGAATTCTCAGAACAGAGTGCTTTAAAGATCATTCATCGTTGGCAGTTCGTGTCTGATAAAGTGTCTGATGATTTATTCATACGAGTTATGTTGCAGAGATACAAGAACATGGTTCGAGCTTCGTTTCCGGGTCTGTATCTTGGTCCGGTTAAGAGTCTGTTGCGATTGGTAAACCGGGAGTTTCCTGAGTTGGGTTTGGAGGAAGATGATTGTAAAGAGATGAGTTGGATTGAGTCTGTGGTTTGGTTTGCTGAGTTAGGTGAAGAACCTATCGATGTTCTTAGTAAACGCACACGAGGGTCACTAGCTTTCAAGGCTAAATCTGATTTTGCTCAAGAACCGATGCCTGGAAACGCTGTTTCTAAGCTGTGGAGACGGATGCAAGAACCGGAAGCAGAGCTAGCTCAGCTAATCTTCACTCCGTTTGGTGGTAGGATGAATGAGATTGCAGATTACGAAACACCGTTTCCGCATCGAAAGGGTAATATCTATGAGATTCAGTACTTGAATTACTGGAGAGGAGATGAGAAAGGGAAGTATATGAGATGGGTGGAGGGAGTTTACGATGATATGAGTGAGTTTGTGGCAAAGTCTCCGAGAGGAGCTTATATAAATCTGAGGGATCTTGATTTGGGGATGTACGTTGGAGGTAAGAGGAGTAAGTATGAGGAAGGGAAGAGTTGGGGAGTGAAGTATTTTAAGAACAATTTTGAGAGGCTGGTGAGAGTTAAGACAAGTGTTGATCCTTGTGATTTCTTCTGTGATGAACAGAGTATTCCTCCTTTTAGGTCTGTTGAAGTTATTTGA